The following coding sequences are from one Sciurus carolinensis chromosome 11, mSciCar1.2, whole genome shotgun sequence window:
- the Cdkn1c gene encoding cyclin-dependent kinase inhibitor 1C isoform X3: MSDVYLRSTAAMERLVTGETFPALVRTSACRSLFGPVDHEELGRELQMRLAELNAEDQNRWDFNFQQDVPLRGPGRLQWTEVDSESVPAFYRETVQVGRCRLLLAPRPPPVAVAVIPSPEPPATESDDGPEEAPEQPPSAPIAAPTPPPAPAPAPAPVPAPAPAPAPTPAPATVSASDLASDADPDPDAAPQDNAEQDANQAQRSQEPLADQMHSGIPGRPAAGAAAAGANSAAIKKLSGPLISDFFAKRKRSAPENKSSGDVPAGCPSASAAPGVGAVEQTPRKRLR, encoded by the exons ATGTCCGACGTGTACCTCCGCAGCACAGCAGCGATGGAACGCCTGGTCACCGGTGAGACCTTTCCCGCACTGGTGCGCACTAGCGCCTGCCGTAGCCTCTTCGGGCCTGTGGACCATGAGGAGCTGGGCCGCGAGCTGCAGATGCGCCTGGCGGAGCTGAACGCCGAGGACCAGAACCGCTGGGACTTCAACTTCCAGCAGGACGTGCCACTGCGGGGCCCTGGGCGCCTGCAGTGGACCGAGGTGGACAGCGAGTCCGTGCCTGCCTTCTACCGCGAGACGGTGCAGGTGGGGCGCTGTCGCCTGCTGCTGGCGCCCCGGCCCCCCCCGGTGGCCGTGGCTGTCATCCCGTCCCCCGAGCCGCCGGCCACTGAGTCCGACGACGGCCCCGAGGAGGCGCCTGAGCAGCCACCTAGCGCCCCGATCGCGGCGCCcaccccgcccccggccccggccccggccccggccccagtcccggccccggccccggccccggccccgacTCCAGCTCCGGCCACGGTCTCGGCCTCAGACCTGGCCTCTGACGCCGACCCGGACCCGGACGCGGCGCCTCAGGACAACGCCGAGCAGGACGCGAACCAGGCGCAGCGCAGCCAGGAGCCGCTCGCTGACCAGATGCACTCGGGGATTCCGGGACGTCCCGCGGCCGGCGCCGCTGCCGCCGGAGCCAACAGCGCGGCGATCAAGAAGCTGTCGGGGCCTCTCATCTCCG ATTTCTTCGCCAAGCGCAAGAGATCTGCGCCTGAGAACAAGTCGTCGGGCGATGTCCCTGCGGGGTGTCCCTCTGCTAGCGCGGCTCCTGGGGTGGGCGCCGTGGAGCAGACCCCGCGCAAGCGTCTGCGATGA
- the Cdkn1c gene encoding cyclin-dependent kinase inhibitor 1C isoform X2, with translation MERLVTGETFPALVRTSACRSLFGPVDHEELGRELQMRLAELNAEDQNRWDFNFQQDVPLRGPGRLQWTEVDSESVPAFYRETVQVGRCRLLLAPRPPPVAVAVIPSPEPPATESDDGPEEAPEQPPSAPIAAPTPPPAPAPAPAPVPAPAPAPAPTPAPATVSASDLASDADPDPDAAPQDNAEQDANQAQRSQEPLADQMHSGIPGRPAAGAAAAGANSAAIKKLSGPLISV, from the exons ATGGAACGCCTGGTCACCGGTGAGACCTTTCCCGCACTGGTGCGCACTAGCGCCTGCCGTAGCCTCTTCGGGCCTGTGGACCATGAGGAGCTGGGCCGCGAGCTGCAGATGCGCCTGGCGGAGCTGAACGCCGAGGACCAGAACCGCTGGGACTTCAACTTCCAGCAGGACGTGCCACTGCGGGGCCCTGGGCGCCTGCAGTGGACCGAGGTGGACAGCGAGTCCGTGCCTGCCTTCTACCGCGAGACGGTGCAGGTGGGGCGCTGTCGCCTGCTGCTGGCGCCCCGGCCCCCCCCGGTGGCCGTGGCTGTCATCCCGTCCCCCGAGCCGCCGGCCACTGAGTCCGACGACGGCCCCGAGGAGGCGCCTGAGCAGCCACCTAGCGCCCCGATCGCGGCGCCcaccccgcccccggccccggccccggccccggccccagtcccggccccggccccggccccggccccgacTCCAGCTCCGGCCACGGTCTCGGCCTCAGACCTGGCCTCTGACGCCGACCCGGACCCGGACGCGGCGCCTCAGGACAACGCCGAGCAGGACGCGAACCAGGCGCAGCGCAGCCAGGAGCCGCTCGCTGACCAGATGCACTCGGGGATTCCGGGACGTCCCGCGGCCGGCGCCGCTGCCGCCGGAGCCAACAGCGCGGCGATCAAGAAGCTGTCGGGGCCTCTCATCTCCG TTTAG
- the Cdkn1c gene encoding cyclin-dependent kinase inhibitor 1C isoform X1: MERLVTGETFPALVRTSACRSLFGPVDHEELGRELQMRLAELNAEDQNRWDFNFQQDVPLRGPGRLQWTEVDSESVPAFYRETVQVGRCRLLLAPRPPPVAVAVIPSPEPPATESDDGPEEAPEQPPSAPIAAPTPPPAPAPAPAPVPAPAPAPAPTPAPATVSASDLASDADPDPDAAPQDNAEQDANQAQRSQEPLADQMHSGIPGRPAAGAAAAGANSAAIKKLSGPLISDFFAKRKRSAPENKSSGDVPAGCPSASAAPGVGAVEQTPRKRLR, encoded by the exons ATGGAACGCCTGGTCACCGGTGAGACCTTTCCCGCACTGGTGCGCACTAGCGCCTGCCGTAGCCTCTTCGGGCCTGTGGACCATGAGGAGCTGGGCCGCGAGCTGCAGATGCGCCTGGCGGAGCTGAACGCCGAGGACCAGAACCGCTGGGACTTCAACTTCCAGCAGGACGTGCCACTGCGGGGCCCTGGGCGCCTGCAGTGGACCGAGGTGGACAGCGAGTCCGTGCCTGCCTTCTACCGCGAGACGGTGCAGGTGGGGCGCTGTCGCCTGCTGCTGGCGCCCCGGCCCCCCCCGGTGGCCGTGGCTGTCATCCCGTCCCCCGAGCCGCCGGCCACTGAGTCCGACGACGGCCCCGAGGAGGCGCCTGAGCAGCCACCTAGCGCCCCGATCGCGGCGCCcaccccgcccccggccccggccccggccccggccccagtcccggccccggccccggccccggccccgacTCCAGCTCCGGCCACGGTCTCGGCCTCAGACCTGGCCTCTGACGCCGACCCGGACCCGGACGCGGCGCCTCAGGACAACGCCGAGCAGGACGCGAACCAGGCGCAGCGCAGCCAGGAGCCGCTCGCTGACCAGATGCACTCGGGGATTCCGGGACGTCCCGCGGCCGGCGCCGCTGCCGCCGGAGCCAACAGCGCGGCGATCAAGAAGCTGTCGGGGCCTCTCATCTCCG ATTTCTTCGCCAAGCGCAAGAGATCTGCGCCTGAGAACAAGTCGTCGGGCGATGTCCCTGCGGGGTGTCCCTCTGCTAGCGCGGCTCCTGGGGTGGGCGCCGTGGAGCAGACCCCGCGCAAGCGTCTGCGATGA